The DNA region TCAACTATTTGTTTCCTTCTTTATTTCATCTTACAAATAACATGTTTTTCCGAATTTCGGATGCTTATCCTGAAATTGATCAAAAGGAAATGACCATTTTTATAAGTTTTATACAAAGTCTAAAACAAGATGTCTACACCTAAAGTTTCAGTAATCATTCCAGTCTATAATGTAGAACCTTACATTGAACGATGTGCCCGAAGTTTGTTTGAGCAGACTTTGGAAGAAATAGAATATATCTTCGTTAACGACTGCACGCCTGATGCTTCTATGCGGATACTACAAAATGTATTGGAAGATTATGCGCAGAGGAAGAACCAAATAATAATCATCAACCAGCCGTACAATATGGGAGCTGCCAAAGCTCGTGAAGACGGAATTAAAGCAGCACAGGGTGAATATATTATCCATTGCGACAGCGACGATTGGGTGGATAAAGAAATGTATCGCACCATGTATGAAAAAGCGGTGAAAAGTAGATTAGACTGCGTACTTTGTCGCTCGATATATTATACAGACGGTAGTTCACATAAGATGATAAAATATACTTTTAAAGAAGACAAGATGAAGTTCCTTGCCGAACTTATTTATGGCAGAACATCTGTCAGTCTTTGTAACCGACTGGTTAAGAGAGATATTTATCAACTCCATAATTTCATATATCCTACCTGTCACATGATGGAAGACAGAGTCTATTCTATTCAAATTTCTTATTATGCCCAATCACATGGCTGTGTTGATAGTCCTTTCTATTATTATTATCAACGCTCCGATTCGGTGTGCGGCAACACCTCTAATGCG from Bacteroides sp. MSB163 includes:
- a CDS encoding glycosyltransferase family 2 protein translates to MSTPKVSVIIPVYNVEPYIERCARSLFEQTLEEIEYIFVNDCTPDASMRILQNVLEDYAQRKNQIIIINQPYNMGAAKAREDGIKAAQGEYIIHCDSDDWVDKEMYRTMYEKAVKSRLDCVLCRSIYYTDGSSHKMIKYTFKEDKMKFLAELIYGRTSVSLCNRLVKRDIYQLHNFIYPTCHMMEDRVYSIQISYYAQSHGCVDSPFYYYYQRSDSVCGNTSNAGMLRNFHQASVNFAIIEHFLRDKKLLSEYKDALFHFEFVVRGFLIPLLKKNNKYRRLWMNSFHRGISRIWLSRSIPWMMKVISFFIIVGAYPTIYKLSHIRRN